From Pseudomonas vanderleydeniana, the proteins below share one genomic window:
- a CDS encoding DEAD/DEAH box helicase, which produces MSFASLGLSEALVGAIEAAGYTEPTPVQQRAIPAVLQGRDLMVAAQTGTGKTGGFALPILERLFPNGHPDKSQRHGPRQPRVLVLTPTRELAAQVHDSFKLYARDLKFVSACIFGGVGMNPQIQAMARGVDVLVACPGRLLDLAGQGSVDLSHVEILVLDEADRMLDMGFVHDVKKVLARLPAKRQNLLFSATFSKDITDLASKLLHNPERIEVTPPNTTVERIEQRVFRLAASHKRALLAHLITTGAWEQVLVFTRTKHGANRLAEYLDKHGLSAAAIHGNKSQNARTKALADFKAGEIRILVATDIAARGLDIDQLPHVVNFELPNVDEDYVHRIGRTGRAGRSGEAISLVAPDEEKLLKSIERMTRQKIADGDLMGFDASAVEAEKPEVRERPEGRNPRNARAPRGENANGGGGGSGRKDKGKDKGGKEKSANSGRGERPAREQKPREQQPQQRQIPRPAPDRDPEEFLDDDVDNFGNRVDYVPQAAKPQGRGRRPGGGGQGAARGGATQGQGRQGGQRGSNGAGASAGSGAPKRNGRNGAARDGQPRRDDSRSRRPARDDQSFRQEPAVKSPRENQPKIMHKESKIDRSLTPEQLDQLPNRPRGEKPALLTRNR; this is translated from the coding sequence ATGTCCTTTGCTTCCCTCGGTCTCTCCGAGGCTTTGGTCGGCGCCATCGAGGCTGCCGGCTATACCGAGCCTACTCCGGTGCAACAGCGGGCCATTCCCGCCGTGTTGCAAGGTCGCGACCTGATGGTTGCGGCACAGACAGGTACTGGTAAAACCGGCGGTTTCGCCCTCCCGATTCTGGAGCGGTTGTTCCCCAACGGTCACCCGGACAAATCCCAGCGTCACGGCCCGCGCCAACCACGCGTTCTGGTCCTGACCCCGACCCGCGAACTGGCCGCCCAGGTGCACGACAGCTTCAAGCTCTATGCCCGCGACCTGAAGTTCGTCAGCGCCTGCATCTTCGGCGGTGTCGGCATGAACCCGCAGATCCAGGCCATGGCCCGTGGCGTCGACGTGCTCGTCGCTTGCCCGGGACGCCTGCTGGACCTGGCCGGACAAGGCAGCGTCGACCTCTCCCACGTGGAAATCCTCGTGCTGGACGAAGCCGACCGCATGCTCGACATGGGCTTCGTCCATGATGTGAAGAAAGTCCTCGCACGGCTGCCGGCCAAGCGGCAGAACCTGCTGTTCTCGGCGACCTTCTCCAAGGACATCACGGACCTGGCCAGCAAGCTGCTGCACAACCCGGAGCGCATCGAGGTCACGCCGCCGAACACCACGGTCGAGCGTATCGAGCAGCGTGTGTTCCGCCTGGCGGCCAGCCACAAGCGTGCCCTGCTGGCCCACCTGATCACCACTGGCGCCTGGGAACAGGTGCTGGTGTTCACCCGCACCAAGCACGGCGCCAACCGCCTGGCCGAGTACCTGGACAAGCACGGCCTGAGCGCTGCGGCGATCCACGGCAACAAGAGCCAGAACGCCCGCACCAAGGCCCTGGCCGACTTCAAGGCCGGCGAAATCCGTATCCTGGTCGCCACCGATATCGCGGCCCGCGGCCTGGACATCGACCAACTGCCGCACGTGGTCAACTTCGAACTGCCGAACGTCGATGAAGACTACGTGCACCGTATCGGCCGTACCGGCCGTGCCGGTCGTTCGGGCGAGGCGATCTCCCTGGTTGCCCCGGACGAAGAGAAGCTGCTGAAAAGCATCGAGCGCATGACCAGGCAGAAGATCGCCGACGGCGACCTGATGGGCTTCGATGCCAGCGCCGTGGAAGCGGAAAAACCGGAAGTGCGCGAGCGTCCGGAAGGCCGCAACCCGCGCAACGCCCGCGCCCCTCGTGGCGAGAACGCCAACGGCGGCGGTGGTGGCAGCGGCCGCAAGGACAAGGGCAAGGACAAGGGCGGCAAGGAAAAGTCGGCGAACAGTGGTCGCGGCGAGCGTCCGGCCCGCGAGCAGAAACCTCGCGAGCAGCAGCCCCAGCAGCGCCAGATCCCGCGCCCGGCGCCGGATCGTGACCCGGAAGAGTTCCTCGATGATGACGTGGACAACTTCGGTAACCGTGTCGACTACGTACCCCAGGCCGCCAAGCCACAGGGCCGTGGGCGTCGTCCTGGCGGTGGCGGACAAGGCGCAGCCCGTGGCGGTGCCACCCAGGGCCAGGGCCGGCAGGGTGGTCAGCGTGGCAGCAATGGTGCAGGCGCCAGCGCTGGCTCTGGCGCGCCGAAACGCAATGGTCGCAACGGCGCAGCGCGTGATGGCCAGCCGCGTCGTGATGACTCGCGCAGCCGTCGCCCGGCCCGGGACGACCAGTCGTTCCGCCAGGAGCCGGCCGTGAAGAGCCCGCGGGAAAACCAGCCGAAGATCATGCACAAGGAGTCGAAGATCGATCGCTCCCTGACGCCTGAGCAGTTGGACCAGTTGCCGAACCGCCCACGCGGCGAGAAACCGGCGTTGCTGACCCGCAACCGCTGA
- a CDS encoding YceI family protein, with amino-acid sequence MLKKTLAALAIGTALFTAGQAMAADYVIDKEGQHAFVDWKVSHLGYSFIHGTFKDWSGKFSFDAKAPEASKIEVDLKTASVFSNHAERDKHISSKDFLDVAKYPEAKFVSTSVKSTGEKTADVTGDLTLHGVTKPVTFKATFNGEGKDPWGGERAGFNGTTTLNLNDFGIKGPGPSSQTLDLDVSFEGVKAK; translated from the coding sequence ATGTTGAAAAAGACTCTCGCCGCCCTGGCAATCGGTACCGCACTGTTCACTGCCGGTCAGGCGATGGCCGCTGACTACGTGATCGACAAGGAAGGCCAGCACGCCTTCGTCGACTGGAAAGTCAGCCACCTGGGCTACAGCTTCATCCACGGTACCTTCAAGGACTGGAGCGGCAAGTTCAGCTTCGACGCCAAGGCGCCTGAAGCGAGCAAGATCGAAGTCGACCTGAAAACCGCCAGCGTGTTCTCCAACCACGCCGAGCGTGACAAGCACATCTCCAGCAAGGACTTCCTGGACGTTGCCAAGTACCCGGAAGCCAAGTTCGTCTCCACCAGCGTCAAGTCCACTGGCGAGAAAACGGCTGACGTGACCGGTGACCTGACCCTGCACGGCGTGACCAAGCCGGTCACCTTCAAGGCGACCTTCAACGGTGAGGGCAAGGACCCGTGGGGCGGCGAGCGTGCCGGCTTCAACGGTACCACCACCCTGAACCTGAACGACTTCGGCATCAAGGGCCCAGGTCCGTCCTCCCAGACCCTGGACCTGGACGTTTCGTTCGAAGGCGTGAAAGCCAAGTAA
- a CDS encoding cytochrome b, with protein sequence MQLRNSPSRYGAVSMFLHWGVALVVFGLFALGLWMVGLDYYSEYRKAAPDLHKSIGLTLFAVMVVRLVWRFISPPPPAPSNHGRLTRLGAKFGHAFLYLGLFALMFSGYLISTAEGVGIPVFNLFDVPAWISSIPDQADVAGTVHLYLAWTVVIFAVLHGLAALKHHFIDRDATLTRMLGRKA encoded by the coding sequence ATGCAGCTACGTAACTCTCCCTCGCGCTACGGCGCAGTCAGCATGTTCCTGCATTGGGGCGTGGCTTTGGTGGTCTTCGGTCTTTTCGCGCTGGGCTTGTGGATGGTCGGTCTCGACTACTACAGCGAGTACCGCAAGGCCGCTCCGGACCTGCATAAAAGTATCGGCTTGACCCTGTTCGCGGTGATGGTCGTACGGTTGGTCTGGCGTTTCATCAGCCCGCCGCCGCCCGCACCGTCCAATCATGGCCGCCTGACCCGCCTGGGCGCGAAGTTCGGCCATGCGTTCCTCTATCTGGGCCTTTTCGCCCTGATGTTCTCCGGGTACCTGATTTCCACCGCAGAAGGTGTCGGGATTCCGGTGTTCAATCTGTTCGACGTGCCCGCCTGGATTTCCAGCATCCCCGACCAGGCGGATGTGGCGGGTACGGTGCACCTGTACCTGGCCTGGACCGTGGTGATCTTTGCGGTACTCCACGGCCTGGCTGCGCTGAAACACCACTTCATCGATCGTGATGCGACGCTGACCCGCATGCTGGGTCGCAAAGCCTGA